A section of the Leminorella richardii genome encodes:
- the serA gene encoding phosphoglycerate dehydrogenase, with amino-acid sequence MVKVSLEKERIKFLLVEGVHQSAVEGLRAAGYHNIEYHKGALSDEELKEAIRDAHFIGIRSRTHLTEEILSAAEKLVAIGCFCIGTNQVDLTAAARRGVPVFNAPFSNTRSVAEMVLGEILLLLRRIPEANAKAHRGEWGKLAVGCFEARGKNLGIIGYGHIGTQLGILAESIGMNVMFYDIENKLPLGNAQQVRHLSDLLNRSDVVTLHVPETSSTKNMMGHKELALMKPGSVLINASRGTVVDIPALCDVLESKHLAGAALDVFPVEPATNTDPFESPLCAFDNVLLTPHIGGSTQEAQANIGVEVSGKLSKYSDNGSTLSAVNFPEVSLPAPQENVSRLLHIHENRPGVLNQINQIFAEEGINIAAQFLQTNNEIGYVVIDVETDRADEALEHMKSIQGTVRARLLF; translated from the coding sequence ATGGTCAAAGTATCATTGGAAAAAGAGAGAATTAAGTTTCTCCTGGTTGAGGGCGTCCATCAAAGCGCCGTAGAGGGTCTGCGTGCAGCAGGCTATCACAATATTGAATACCACAAGGGCGCGCTGAGCGACGAGGAGCTGAAAGAGGCCATTCGCGACGCGCACTTTATCGGTATTCGTTCACGTACTCACCTGACAGAGGAAATTTTGTCCGCTGCGGAAAAGCTGGTGGCTATCGGCTGTTTTTGCATCGGCACCAATCAGGTGGATCTGACCGCCGCCGCCAGACGCGGGGTTCCAGTATTTAACGCGCCGTTCTCTAACACGCGTTCCGTGGCAGAAATGGTGTTAGGGGAGATTCTGCTGCTGCTGCGCCGCATTCCTGAAGCCAATGCCAAAGCGCACCGCGGCGAGTGGGGCAAGCTGGCCGTTGGCTGTTTTGAAGCGCGCGGCAAGAATCTGGGTATTATCGGCTACGGCCATATCGGTACACAGCTGGGCATTTTGGCTGAGTCTATCGGTATGAACGTGATGTTTTACGACATCGAGAACAAGCTGCCGCTAGGGAACGCGCAGCAGGTTCGCCACCTGTCCGATTTGCTTAACCGAAGCGATGTGGTCACGCTGCACGTGCCTGAAACGAGCAGCACCAAGAATATGATGGGCCATAAAGAGCTGGCGCTGATGAAGCCTGGTTCTGTGCTGATTAACGCCTCACGCGGTACGGTGGTGGATATTCCCGCTCTGTGCGACGTGTTGGAAAGCAAGCACTTGGCTGGCGCGGCGCTGGACGTCTTCCCGGTTGAACCAGCGACGAATACCGATCCATTTGAGTCTCCGCTGTGTGCGTTTGACAACGTTCTGCTGACGCCGCACATCGGCGGTTCAACGCAGGAAGCGCAGGCCAACATCGGCGTGGAAGTTTCCGGTAAGCTGAGCAAGTACTCTGACAACGGTTCGACGCTATCAGCGGTTAACTTCCCTGAAGTATCGCTGCCTGCGCCGCAGGAAAACGTCAGCCGTTTGCTGCACATCCACGAAAACCGCCCGGGTGTGCTGAACCAGATTAACCAGATCTTTGCTGAGGAAGGCATCAACATCGCCGCTCAGTTCCTGCAGACTAACAACGAGATCGGCTACGTGGTTATCGACGTGGAAACCGATCGCGCTGACGAAGCGCTGGAGCATATGAAGTCTATCCAGGGTACCGTTAGGGCAAGACTGCTGTTTTAA
- a CDS encoding M20 family metallopeptidase, which translates to MSNPDIAASIKKHQDQMIAFRRDLHAHPELPWEEIRTTKKIAEALDEIGIPYRLTEPTGVIADIQGGKPGKTVALRADMDALPVLELNDSLAYKSQTPGKMHACGHDAHTAMLITAAKALYECRDQLRGNVRLIFQPAEEIAQGALEMVKQGAIEGVDNVFGMHIWTTVASGKISCNVGSSFASADLLKVSFKGRGGHGSMPEACIDAAVVASSFVMNLQAIVSRETSPLEPAVVTIGKMDVGTRFNVIAENAVLDGTVRCFNIENRERIKAAIERYAEHTAAIYGATAQVDYVYGTLPLINEERSALLAQSTIRQAFGDDVLFAAQPTTGGEDFSFYIENIPGCFALVGTGNPEKGSDWAHHHGCFNIDEDTMAAGAELYAQYAYDYLMQDEF; encoded by the coding sequence ATGAGTAACCCAGACATAGCGGCATCTATCAAGAAGCATCAGGACCAAATGATTGCATTTCGCCGCGACCTGCACGCCCATCCAGAGCTCCCGTGGGAAGAGATTCGTACCACCAAGAAAATCGCAGAGGCGCTCGACGAGATAGGCATTCCTTATCGCCTCACTGAACCCACTGGCGTCATTGCCGACATTCAGGGCGGCAAGCCCGGCAAAACCGTAGCGCTGCGCGCCGATATGGACGCCCTACCTGTTTTGGAGCTCAACGACAGCCTGGCCTATAAGTCACAAACACCAGGAAAAATGCACGCCTGCGGTCACGATGCCCATACTGCCATGCTCATTACTGCGGCCAAAGCGCTGTATGAATGCCGCGACCAGCTGCGCGGCAACGTGCGCCTGATTTTTCAGCCGGCAGAAGAAATCGCTCAGGGTGCACTGGAGATGGTCAAGCAAGGAGCCATCGAAGGCGTTGATAACGTTTTCGGCATGCACATCTGGACAACCGTCGCCTCTGGCAAAATCTCCTGTAACGTAGGCTCCTCGTTCGCCTCAGCGGACCTGCTGAAGGTAAGCTTCAAAGGGCGCGGCGGCCACGGCTCAATGCCTGAAGCCTGTATCGACGCTGCCGTCGTTGCCTCATCTTTTGTTATGAACCTACAGGCTATTGTTTCCCGAGAAACCTCCCCCCTCGAACCAGCGGTGGTCACTATTGGGAAAATGGACGTCGGCACTCGGTTTAACGTCATTGCTGAAAACGCTGTGCTTGATGGCACTGTACGCTGCTTCAACATTGAAAACCGCGAACGCATTAAGGCCGCTATCGAACGCTACGCTGAGCACACTGCTGCGATTTACGGCGCTACCGCTCAGGTAGACTACGTCTACGGCACACTGCCGCTTATCAACGAAGAGCGCAGCGCGCTGCTGGCACAGTCCACCATTCGCCAAGCGTTTGGTGACGACGTTCTGTTTGCTGCACAGCCCACCACTGGCGGAGAAGATTTCAGCTTCTATATCGAAAATATTCCTGGCTGTTTTGCGCTGGTCGGCACGGGCAACCCTGAGAAGGGAAGCGACTGGGCGCACCATCACGGCTGTTTTAACATCGATGAAGACACTATGGCGGCAGGTGCCGAGCTTTATGCTCAGTACGCCTACGACTATCTTATGCAGGACGAGTTTTAA
- a CDS encoding LysR family transcriptional regulator ArgP: MKRPDYRVLQALDAVIRERGFERAAQKLCITQSAVSQRIKQLEYLYGQPLLIRTVPPKPTEQGQKLLALLHQVELLEDEWLSDEGSVESPLQLALAVNADSLATWLLPALKPVLSDSPIRLNLQVEDETRTQERLRLGEVVGAVSIQPQALPRCLVDQLGALDYIFVASPEFADRYFPNGVTRSALQKAPAVAFDHLDDMHQAFLQQNFDLPPGSVPCHIVSSSEAFVQLAKQGTTCCMIPHLQIEKELANGELMDLTPGLCQRRMLYWHRFSPESKIMREVTDALLGYGRQVLRQI; encoded by the coding sequence ATGAAACGCCCAGACTATCGCGTGCTTCAGGCATTGGACGCGGTGATTCGCGAACGCGGCTTTGAGCGCGCAGCGCAAAAGCTGTGCATCACCCAGTCGGCCGTTTCACAGCGGATTAAGCAGTTAGAGTACCTCTACGGCCAGCCGTTGCTGATCCGCACCGTTCCTCCTAAGCCGACTGAACAGGGGCAAAAGCTTCTGGCTCTTCTGCACCAGGTTGAGCTGTTAGAAGACGAGTGGCTCAGCGACGAAGGCAGTGTGGAATCGCCACTTCAGCTGGCGCTGGCGGTCAATGCCGACAGTTTGGCAACCTGGCTGCTGCCTGCCCTCAAGCCGGTGCTTTCCGACTCTCCTATTCGCCTGAATCTTCAGGTTGAAGACGAAACCCGCACTCAGGAACGTCTGCGGCTGGGTGAAGTGGTCGGCGCCGTCAGTATCCAGCCTCAGGCGCTGCCTCGATGCCTGGTGGATCAGCTCGGAGCGCTGGACTATATCTTTGTCGCTTCGCCGGAATTTGCCGATCGCTACTTCCCTAACGGGGTCACCCGCAGTGCGTTGCAAAAGGCGCCTGCCGTTGCATTTGACCACTTGGACGATATGCATCAGGCGTTTTTACAGCAGAACTTCGACCTACCGCCGGGCAGCGTGCCCTGCCACATCGTCAGCTCGTCGGAAGCCTTCGTCCAGTTGGCAAAACAGGGTACGACCTGCTGCATGATCCCACACCTGCAAATTGAAAAAGAGCTGGCTAACGGGGAGCTGATGGATCTGACACCGGGTTTATGCCAAAGACGCATGCTGTACTGGCATCGCTTTTCGCCGGAAAGCAAGATTATGCGGGAAGTGACTGACGCCCTTTTAGGATACGGGCGTCAGGTATTAAGGCAGATTTAG
- the argO gene encoding arginine exporter ArgO, with protein sequence MLLTYFQGVVLGMAMILPIGPQNAFVLSQGMRRQYPIMVAGVCALSDGVLISLGVFGGGALLASSTLVLQLVTWAGVLFLLWYGWGAFKDALRASSEAFSLQDGAVRSRYRIIATVLAVTWLNPHVYIDTVVVLGSLGEQFGSLRLWFVLGAVTASIVWFFSLALLAAWMAPWLQKSSAQRIINIGIGSVMWIIAFQLARHALAGILA encoded by the coding sequence GTGCTGTTGACCTATTTTCAAGGAGTTGTGCTGGGCATGGCGATGATTCTGCCCATTGGGCCACAAAACGCGTTTGTTTTGTCACAGGGAATGCGCAGGCAGTACCCGATAATGGTTGCGGGCGTGTGTGCTTTAAGTGACGGGGTGCTGATTTCTCTCGGCGTATTTGGCGGCGGCGCTCTGTTGGCAAGCTCTACACTGGTGCTTCAGCTAGTGACTTGGGCGGGAGTACTGTTTCTTTTGTGGTACGGCTGGGGGGCGTTTAAAGACGCGCTGCGAGCAAGCAGCGAGGCGTTTAGCCTTCAAGACGGTGCAGTTCGCAGTCGCTACCGTATTATTGCTACTGTGCTGGCGGTCACTTGGTTAAATCCCCACGTATATATCGACACGGTTGTGGTACTCGGCAGTTTAGGCGAGCAGTTTGGTTCTCTGCGGCTATGGTTTGTTTTGGGAGCGGTTACTGCATCCATCGTCTGGTTTTTCTCTCTGGCGCTCTTGGCCGCGTGGATGGCGCCGTGGCTACAGAAATCTTCAGCTCAGCGCATAATTAACATTGGGATAGGCAGCGTCATGTGGATTATCGCGTTTCAGCTGGCAAGGCATGCGCTTGCGGGGATCCTGGCATAA
- a CDS encoding Zn-dependent hydrolase: MIHAKTDRIQRHIEALAAFTATPGAGTTRMSYSPQGQQARAYIKQQMQEAGLTVREDAIGNIFGRLSGNDDALPAVMIGSHFDSVPHGGAFDGPAGVVMGLEIASLFHENRLTPRYPLDVVALVEEEGASFGRGLMASSALAGKVSAEELHRLCDAEGVSAADRMAEVGFNADSVASIVIPPATLKAFIELHIEQGPVLEQTATDVGLVDVIVGITQLNVVLTGKAGHAGTTPMDRRQDALVAASQMVSRIGDFARQAGEATVATVGKLQVYPNGANVIPHRVSFTVDIRSKSEEKLRQTIEQIQNCIQTFACDGVKAEIEQPLYVSPTPLNTSILASLKNSADKLGLSSRTMVSGAGHDAMIFAGITDVGLVFVPSRDGLSHHPDEWTDYEQLQKGVDVIFQTVLEMTEATHE, from the coding sequence GTGATTCACGCAAAAACAGACAGGATCCAGCGCCACATTGAGGCGCTGGCAGCCTTTACGGCAACGCCGGGGGCAGGCACCACGCGTATGAGCTATAGCCCACAGGGGCAGCAGGCGCGCGCCTATATAAAGCAGCAAATGCAGGAAGCCGGGCTTACCGTTCGGGAAGACGCCATTGGCAATATTTTTGGTCGGCTGTCGGGCAACGACGATGCGCTACCCGCGGTCATGATTGGCTCGCACTTTGATTCCGTTCCCCACGGCGGCGCCTTTGACGGCCCTGCGGGTGTGGTCATGGGTCTTGAGATCGCCAGTCTCTTTCATGAAAACCGACTTACCCCCCGCTATCCGCTGGACGTTGTCGCCCTAGTTGAAGAAGAGGGAGCCAGCTTTGGGCGCGGTCTGATGGCTTCCAGCGCTCTTGCTGGGAAAGTCAGCGCTGAAGAGCTGCACCGCCTTTGCGACGCCGAAGGCGTCAGCGCAGCAGATCGCATGGCGGAAGTCGGCTTTAATGCCGACAGCGTTGCCAGCATCGTTATTCCACCCGCTACCCTTAAGGCGTTTATCGAGCTGCATATTGAACAGGGCCCGGTGCTGGAACAAACGGCTACCGACGTCGGGCTAGTCGACGTTATCGTCGGCATCACTCAGCTGAACGTCGTATTAACCGGTAAAGCTGGCCATGCGGGCACCACGCCGATGGACCGCCGTCAGGACGCGCTGGTAGCCGCCAGCCAGATGGTCAGCCGCATCGGTGACTTTGCCCGCCAGGCCGGTGAGGCTACTGTTGCTACCGTGGGTAAACTTCAGGTTTATCCAAACGGTGCAAACGTGATCCCCCACCGCGTTAGCTTCACTGTCGACATTCGCTCCAAGAGCGAAGAGAAGCTGCGCCAGACCATCGAGCAGATTCAGAACTGCATTCAAACCTTCGCCTGCGACGGCGTAAAAGCAGAGATAGAGCAGCCGCTTTACGTTTCCCCAACGCCCCTGAACACCTCGATTTTAGCCTCGCTAAAAAACAGCGCAGATAAGCTTGGATTAAGCAGCCGCACTATGGTCAGCGGCGCAGGCCACGATGCTATGATATTTGCAGGCATCACTGATGTGGGCTTGGTTTTCGTTCCCAGTCGCGATGGATTAAGCCATCATCCCGACGAGTGGACCGACTATGAACAATTGCAAAAAGGCGTGGATGTTATTTTCCAAACCGTACTAGAAATGACAGAGGCAACACATGAGTAA
- the zapA gene encoding cell division protein ZapA: MSAQPVDIQIFGKSLRINCPPEQREALNRAAADLNQRLQDLKDKTRVTNGEQLILTAALNISYELTQEKSKTDDYAKSMEMRIRMLQDTIEQALVEQSQISQRRSANFE, translated from the coding sequence ATGTCAGCACAACCGGTAGATATACAAATTTTCGGTAAGTCTTTGCGGATCAACTGTCCGCCAGAGCAGCGTGAAGCCCTCAACCGGGCGGCGGCCGATCTGAACCAGCGCTTACAGGACCTGAAAGACAAAACTCGGGTCACCAACGGCGAGCAGCTGATCCTCACCGCTGCGCTGAACATCAGCTACGAGCTGACTCAGGAAAAGAGCAAAACCGATGACTATGCGAAAAGTATGGAGATGCGAATTCGCATGCTGCAGGACACTATTGAGCAAGCATTAGTCGAACAGAGTCAAATCTCGCAGCGCCGGAGTGCAAATTTCGAATAA
- a CDS encoding oxidative stress defense protein, with protein sequence MKLKTLAIAAAFAVAPFTMQAAELPDGPHIATSGSSIVKAKPDMATLFIEVNVSNKSAAEAKKKSDERVAKYIDFLQKNGIDKADIDAANIQTRIEYSDGSYVSSAKRTIKGYIATRQVKVTVRQLDKLNALLDGALANELNEINDVQLGVMKDETYRDEARQQAVKDAVEKANALAKEFGVKLGPVFSIRYNSSGGGAVPAASYRSKAMSYSSSAADESYQQQSIDFNDRVEVVFDIQREPKAN encoded by the coding sequence ATGAAGTTAAAAACGCTAGCCATTGCTGCCGCTTTTGCGGTCGCCCCGTTCACCATGCAGGCGGCAGAATTGCCTGATGGCCCTCATATTGCGACCTCGGGCAGCAGCATTGTGAAAGCCAAGCCTGATATGGCGACGCTGTTCATTGAGGTGAATGTTTCAAACAAGTCTGCGGCAGAAGCCAAGAAGAAGAGCGATGAACGCGTTGCAAAGTACATCGACTTCCTGCAAAAAAACGGCATTGATAAAGCGGATATTGACGCAGCCAACATTCAAACGCGCATAGAATACTCTGACGGCAGCTATGTCAGCAGCGCGAAAAGAACCATTAAAGGCTATATTGCCACCCGTCAGGTGAAAGTGACGGTTCGCCAACTGGACAAGCTGAATGCCCTGTTAGATGGTGCGTTAGCTAACGAACTGAATGAAATTAACGATGTGCAGCTGGGCGTTATGAAAGACGAAACTTATCGCGACGAAGCGCGCCAGCAGGCGGTAAAGGATGCGGTAGAGAAAGCCAATGCGCTGGCGAAAGAGTTCGGCGTGAAGCTAGGCCCCGTGTTCAGCATTCGCTATAACTCCAGCGGCGGCGGTGCGGTACCAGCAGCGAGCTACCGAAGCAAGGCGATGTCCTACTCTTCCAGCGCGGCGGACGAGAGCTATCAGCAGCAGAGCATCGACTTTAACGATCGTGTAGAAGTGGTGTTTGACATCCAGCGCGAGCCGAAAGCGAACTAA